One part of the Vitis riparia cultivar Riparia Gloire de Montpellier isolate 1030 chromosome 6, EGFV_Vit.rip_1.0, whole genome shotgun sequence genome encodes these proteins:
- the LOC117916827 gene encoding uncharacterized protein LOC117916827 yields the protein MATAALANRASTDRTWNLLRQSFRFFRSFSAAPSASSSSVASSPNPTASKKPKRRKKKNLFEVAQFLPNWGLGYHMAKTHWTGVSYEITKINLYKDGRHGKAWGLVHKDGLPAAAPKKISGVHKRCWRYIPSSKKTEEKTPSPSVQEHTPNPEVQAA from the exons ATGGCGACTGCAGCTCTGGCGAACAGAGCTTCAACGGATCGAACGTGGAACCTCCTGAGACAATCTTTCAGATTCTTCAGAAGCTTTAGCGCTGCTCcatctgcttcttcttcttcagtgGCATCATCTCCAAACCCTACAGCTTCCAAGAAGCCAAAgcgaagaaagaagaagaaccTGTTCGAGGTGGCTCAGTTTCTCCCAAACTGGGGACTCGGATATCACATGGCCAAGACTCACTGGACCGGCGTTTCCTATGAGATTACCAAGATCAATCTCTACAAG GACGGCAGGCACGGGAAGGCGTGGGGACTTGTTCACAAAGACG GTTTGCCGGCTGCTGCTCCCAAGAAAATAAGTGGGGTTCACAAGCGCTGTTGGAGATATATTCCAAGCTCaaagaaaacagaagaaaagaCCCCAAGTCCTTCAGTCCAAGAACACACCCCAAATCCTGAAGTTCAAGCAGCTTga
- the LOC117915628 gene encoding E3 ubiquitin-protein ligase MARCHF7-like: MRFRWFSRMLTVESSCVDVESNGRRRSGSGSTDGSLGFSDSDGKAWLSPSDECRFSGGIEGGLGSSSSDCGSEVDLESGVLAVERDCRICQLSLDASDQETGLAIELGCSCKGDLGSAHRQCAETWFKIKGNTTCEICHATAVNVAGEQINEAENTIAATTAEPVAPAIPAEPQRTWHGRRVMNVLLACMIVVFVISWLFHFNVIS; the protein is encoded by the exons ATGAGGTTTCGCTGGTTTTCCAGAATGCTGACTGTGGAGAGCTCCTGTGTGGATGTGGAGTCCAATGGCCGTCGCCGTAGTGGCTCCGGCAGCACTGACGGGAGTCTGGGCTTCTCGGACTCTGATGGGAAGGCGTGGCTCTCGCCGTCCGATGAATGTCGGTTTTCCGGTGGGATCGAGGGGGGTTTGGGGTCCTCGTCATCGGATTGTGGGTCGGAGGTGGATTTGGAGAGTGGGGTTTTGGCGGTGGAGAGGGATTGTAGAATTTGTCAGCTGAGCTTGGATGCCAGTGATCAAGAGACTGGATTGGCTATTGAGCTGGGTTGCTCTTGTAAGGGTGACCTTGGTTCTGCTCACAGGCAATGTGCTGAGACCTGGTTCAAAATTAAGGGAAATAC AACCTGCGAGATTTGTCATGCTACAGCGGTCAATGTTGCTGGGGAGCAGATTAATGAGGCAGAAAATACTATTGCAGCAACCACAGCAGAACCAGTAGCACCTGCAATACCTGCAGAGCCACAACGCACCTGGCATGGACGCCGTGTCATGAATGTTCTGCTTGCCTGCATGATTGTTGTCTTTGTCATTTCTTGGCTCTTTCACTTCAATGTAATATCATGA
- the LOC117915629 gene encoding DNA-directed RNA polymerases I and III subunit RPAC2 gives MEHGSFSDHSKSTFSLSDEDHTLANSVRFTLNQDPRVAFCGYSIPHPSDARVNIRVQTTGDSAREVLKDACQDLMLMCQHVRSTFDKAVVDYKLSKPVKDMSIEK, from the exons ATGGAACACGGGTCCTTCAGTGATCATAGTAAATCGACTTTTTCTTTATCTGATGAGGATCATACGCTTGCCAATTCTGTCAGATTCACCTTGAATCAAGA TCCAAGGGTAGCGTTCTGTGGGTACAGCATCCCTCATCCTTCAGATGCTCGCGTTAATATTAGAGTCCAGACAACTG GTGATTCAGCCAGAGAAGTGTTGAAAGATGCTTGCCAGGATCTGATGTTGATGTGCCAGCATGTGAGGAGCACCTTTGATAAGGCTGTTGTTGATTATAAACTGAGCAAGCCTGTCAAGGACATGAGCatagaaaaatag
- the LOC117916826 gene encoding uncharacterized protein LOC117916826: MAFILFFAFSLLLQGALGELICEELPTDLCSFSIASSGKRCLLENCASTDGTTELQCKTSEVVVDGMSAWIETEQCIHACGVDRNSIGISSDSLLDPQFTAQLCSLACYQNCPNIIDLYFNLASAEGGFLPVLCANPHRAMSELLSSGAASGPISSSVSAISPAYSDSSADYAAAPAPFY, encoded by the exons ATGGCATTCATCCTCTTCTTTGCTTTCTCCCTCCTCCTACAAGGAGCTCTTG GTGAGCTGATCTGTGAAGAACTGCCCACCGATCTGTGCTCCTTCTCCATTGCCTCTTCAGGAAAGCGATGCCTGCTGGAGAACTGTGCGTCAACTGATGGAACCACAGAGTTGCAATGCAAGACATCTGAGGTGGTGGTTGATGGAATGTCCGCATGGATTGAAACCGAACAGTGCATCCACGCATGTGGGGTCGATAGAAACTCCATTGGAATCTCTTCAGACTCCCTCCTCGACCCTCAGTTCACCGCTCAGCTCTGCTCCCTGGCTTGTTACCAGAACTGCCCCAACATCATTGACCTCTACTTCAATTTAGCTTCTGCCGAAG GAGGCTTTTTACCAGTTTTGTGTGCGAATCCCCACCGAGCCATGAGTGAGCTTCTGAGCTCCGGTGCAGCCTCTGGTCCCATATCTTCTTCTGTGTCAGCCATTTCTCCAGCATACAGCGACTCATCTGCAGACTATGCAGCTGCTCCAGCTCCATTCTACTGA
- the LOC117916754 gene encoding tubulin beta-2 chain, translating into MREILHIQGGQCGNQIGAKFWEVVCAEHGIDPTGKYHGDSEIQLERIDVYYNEAGGGRFVPRAVLMDLEPGVMDSVRSGQYGQIFRPDNFVFGQSGAGNNWAKGHYTEGAELIDSVLDVVRKEAENCDCLQGFQVCHSLGGGTGSGMGTLLISKIREEYPDRMMMTFSVFPSPKVSDTVVEPYNATLSVHQLVENADECMVLDNEALYDICFRTLKLTTPSFGDLNHLISATMSGVTCCLRFPGQLNSDLRKLAVNLIPFPRLHFFMVGFAPLTSRGSQQYRNLTVPELTQQMWDAKNMMCAADPRHGRYLTASAMFRGKMSTKEVDEQMLNVQNKNSSYFVEWIPNNVKSTVCDIPPTGLKMASTFIGNSTSIQEMFRRVSEQFTAMFRRKAFLHWYTGEGMDEMEFTEAESNMNDLVSEYQQYQDATADEEGEYEDEEEEYEQM; encoded by the exons ATGCGTGAGATTCTTCACATTCAGGGAGGCCAATGCGGCAACCAGATCGGTGCCAAGTTCTGGGAAGTAGTGTGCGCTGAGCATGGGATTGATCCCACTGGAAAATACCATGGGGACTCCGAGATTCAGCTTGAGAGGATCGATGTCTACTACAATGAGGCTGGTGGTGGAAGATTTGTTCCGCGGGCTGTCCTCATGGACTTGGAGCCTGGGGTCATGGACAGTGTTAGGTCTGGGCAATATGGTCAGATTTTCCGCCCGGACAACTTTGTTTTTGGTCAGTCCGGTGCCGGAAACAATTGGGCTAAGGGGCATTACACTGAAGGGGCAGAGCTGATCGACTCTGTTCTCGACGTCGTTCGCAAAGAGGCCGAGAATTGTGACTGCTTGCAGG GGTTCCAGGTATGCCACTCTTTGGGAGGGGGTACAGGATCTGGAATGGGGACTCTTCTGATTTCCAAGATTCGTGAAGAATACCCAGATAGAATGATGATGACCTTCTCGGTGTTTCCCTCTCCAAAGGTGTCTGACACAGTTGTGGAGCCTTACAACGCCACTTTGTCTGTCCACCAGCTCGTGGAAAATGCAGATGAGTGCATGGTTCTTGACAACGAGGCTCTCTACGACATCTGCTTCCGAACACTCAAGCTCACCACTCCTAGTT TTGGTGATCTCAACCATCTAATTTCTGCAACAATGTCCGGAGTCACATGTTGCCTAAGGTTCCCAGGGCAGCTCAATTCTGATCTGAGAAAGCTGGCTGTAAACCTCATCCCCTTCCCTCGCCTCCACTTTTTCATGGTGGGTTTTGCTCCACTCACTTCCCGGGGGTCTCAGCAGTACCGGAACCTGACAGTCCCGGAGCTCACCCAGCAGATGTGGGATGCAAAGAACATGATGTGCGCAGCTGACCCGCGCCATGGCCGGTATCTGACAGCATCAGCAATGTTCCGGGGAAAGATGAGTACCAAAGAAGTGGACGAGCAGATGCTGAATGTGCAGAACAAGAACTCATCCTACTTTGTGGAGTGGATCCCCAATAATGTGAAGTCAACAGTGTGTGACATCCCGCCGACTGGTCTAAAGATGGCGTCGACATTTATAGGGAACTCAACGTCGATACAGGAGATGTTCAGGCGGGTGAGCGAGCAATTCACGGCTATGTTCAGGAGGAAGGCTTTCTTGCATTGGTACACGGGGGAAGGGATGGATGAGATGGAGTTCACAGAGGCCGAGAGCAACATGAATGATCTGGTTTCGGAGTATCAGCAGTACCAAGATGCGACTGCTGATGAGGAGGGAGAGTATGAGGATGAAGAGGAGGAATATGAGCAGATGTAA